From a single Solanum dulcamara chromosome 4, daSolDulc1.2, whole genome shotgun sequence genomic region:
- the LOC129884880 gene encoding nucleotide pyrophosphatase/phosphodiesterase-like has protein sequence MASSSSNYFKILSSILFFLIFFTSHSFSLSNYSLSNIVINSTSEFINHTAISEFRILNRRILSKCPDPNPYLSITTASNSSLADESFVTVHISGILVPSKGDWVGMISPSYSDTSSCPFNALQYQQTGDLSELPLLCHYPVKAQYLSKDPGYLSCKKKECKKYVKGGCEVRTCSASLSFHVVNFRTDIEFVLFAGGFVTPCILQRSHNKLSFTNPKQPLYGHLSSIDSTATSMRVTWVSGDKAPQQLQYGNGKSQTSQVSTFTQKDMCSSILKSPAKDFGWHDPGFIHSAVMTGLNPSTTNSYTYGSDSSGWSKKISFKTPPAGGSNEVRFLAYGDMGKAPRDPSAEHYIQPGSLSVVKAMADEVSSGNVDSVFHIGDISYATGFLVEWDYFLHLITPIASRVSYMTAIGNHERDYIGTGSVYVTPDSGGECGVPYETYFQMPTHAKDKPWYSIEQGSVHFTVISTEHDWSQNSEQYEWMKNDMASINRTRTPWLIFTGHRPMYSSVTGGIVQNVDDDFVKAVEPLLLSNKVDLALFGHVHNYERTCAVYQEECKALPTKDASGIDTYDNTNYSAPVHAVIGMAGFSLDKFPSKADKWSLVRKAEFGYVRVHATRSSLRIEYVNANTRKLEDSFQITKR, from the exons ATGGCTTCTTCTTCCTccaattatttcaaaattttatcatCAATTCTATTCTTCTTAATTTTCTTCACCTctcattctttttctttgtcAAATTATTCTTTATCAAATATAGTTATAAATTCAACTTCTGAATTTATTAACCATACTGCCATATCCGAATTCAGAATACTGAACCGAAGAATCCTATCCAAATGCCCCGACCCGAACCCGTATTTAAGTATAACCACAGCCTCAAATTCAAGCCTTGCTGATGAATCTTTTGTTACTGTTCATATTTCTGGAATTTTGGTTCCTTCAAAAGGAGATTGGGTTGGCATGATCTCACCTTCGTATTCCGA CACATCAAGTTGCCCATTTAATGCCTTACAATATCAACAGACTGGTGATCTCTCTGAACTTCCACTCCTTTGTCATTATCCTGTCAag GCACAATATTTAAGCAAGGATCCAGGCTATCTAAGTTGCAAGAAGAAAGAATGCAAGAAATATGTGAAGGGAGGTTGTGAAGTGAGAACATGTAGTGCTTCACTCTCATTTCATGTTGTTAATTTTAGGACAGATATTGAGTTTGTGTTGTTTGCTGGTGGATTTGTAACTCCATGTATCCTCCAAAGATCACACAATAAATTGAGCTTCACTAATCCTAAACAACCTTTATATGGACATCTCTCTAGCATCGACTCCACTGCAACGTCT ATGAGAGTAACATGGGTTAGCGGGGATAAAGCACCTCAACAACTTCAATATGGAAATGGAAAATCTCAAACATCACAAGTTTCAACCTTTACCCAAAAGGACATGTGCA GTTCTATCCTAAAAAGTCCAGCCAAGGACTTTGGGTGGCATGATCCTGGCTTCATTCATTCAGCAGTAATGACTGGCCTTAATCCTTCAACCACAAACTCCTACACATATGGAAG TGATTCAAGTGGCTGGAGTAAGAAAATAAGCTTCAAAACACCACCAGCTGGTGGATCAAATGAGGTTAGATTTTTGGCATATGGAGATATGGGAAAAGCTCCTAGAGATCCTTCTGCAGAACATTATATTCAG ccAGGATCATTATCAGTGGTGAAGGCTATGGCTGATGAAGTATCTTCTGGAAATGTTGATTCTGTATTCCACATTGGTGATATAAGTTATGCCACTGGATTTCTTGTAGAGTGGGACTATTTCCTTCATCTAATCACTCCAATTGCTTCTAGGGTTTCTTACATGACTGCTATTGGAAATCATGAAAG GGATTATATAGGTACAGGATCAGTGTATGTAACACCAGATTCAGGTGGAGAATGTGGTGTGCCTTATGAAACTTATTTTCAAATGCCAACACATGCTAAAGATAAGCCATGGTACTCTATTGAACAAGGAAGTGTTCACTTCACTGTTATTTCAACTGAACATGATTGGTCTCAAAATTCAGAGCAG TATGAATGGATGAAGAACGACATGGCTTCAATTAATCGAACAAGAACCCCTTGGTTAATTTTTACTGG GCATCGACCCATGTATTCTTCTGTCACTGGTGGAATTGTTCAAAATGTTGATGATGACTTTGTCAAAGCTGTTGAGCCATTACTATTGTCAAACAAG GTTGATCTAGCGTTATTCGGACATGTTCACAATTATGAGAGGACTTGTGCAGTATACCAAGAGGAATGTAAAGCATTGCCTACTAAAGATGCAAGTGGAATTGATACTTATGATAATACAAATTATAGTGCACCTGTTCATGCTGTTATTGGAATGGCTGGCTTTAGCTTGGACAAGTTCCCTTCTAAG GCTGATAAGTGGAGTTTGGTAAGAAAAGCTGAATTTGGATATGTGCGAGTTCATGCAACGAGAAGTTCATTGAGAATTGAA taTGTGAATGCAAATACTAGAAAGTTGGAAGACAGTTTTCAGATCACCAAACGCTGA